A single window of Trichocoleus sp. FACHB-46 DNA harbors:
- a CDS encoding peptidoglycan-binding protein: MRSITVQNSIPQITFVLSNVFLPTALAAELLGVSLSGKAISQPCCLSEALPLDKTQIAPVSSQPRRPVLIATAYTDLTLPTLRRGDRGRSVQLLQQVLSDNGFLGAAGVRLRNPSGAVVDGVFGPITESAVRDLQQRYKVPVTGQVNPRTWEVLDMHENPYRAPLPWKG, encoded by the coding sequence ATGAGATCTATCACAGTTCAAAACTCAATTCCTCAAATCACTTTTGTGCTATCCAACGTATTTTTGCCAACAGCCTTAGCAGCAGAACTGCTGGGAGTTTCACTGTCTGGTAAAGCGATCTCGCAACCCTGCTGCCTGAGTGAAGCCTTGCCTCTAGACAAAACGCAGATCGCACCTGTATCTTCACAACCAAGGCGTCCAGTTTTGATCGCCACCGCCTATACTGATCTCACATTACCTACCCTGCGACGTGGCGATCGCGGCAGAAGCGTTCAACTGTTGCAGCAAGTTCTCTCAGACAATGGCTTTTTAGGAGCCGCAGGAGTCAGATTAAGAAATCCGAGTGGTGCCGTGGTGGATGGAGTGTTTGGTCCCATTACGGAATCTGCGGTGAGGGATTTGCAGCAGCGGTACAAAGTTCCAGTAACAGGGCAGGTAAATCCTCGAACCTGGGAAGTGTTAGATATGCATGAAAATCCTTATCGAGCCCCGCTTCCTTGGAAAGGATAG